A region from the Macrobrachium nipponense isolate FS-2020 chromosome 47, ASM1510439v2, whole genome shotgun sequence genome encodes:
- the LOC135204640 gene encoding zinc finger MYM-type protein 6-like: MTSPAKKKCRQYSVEYIAFGFIESPQNTTMPMCLLCMTSLSNESMRPSKLKKHLETAHKDKKEQAALDFFKKLRDEFQGRMTVNHMFTQKVAKVDRGMLASYKIAKFDCKSRFLDVDEICQEMLFALKLTTDTKGESIFKKLEVYFEENNIPLKNIVACATDGAAAMIGRYRDSVLT; the protein is encoded by the exons aTGACCAGTCCAGCTAAGAAAAAATGCAGACAGTATTCTGTCGAATATATTGCTTTTGGATTCATTGAATCTCCACAAAATACTACAATGCCTATGTGCCTGCTGTGTATGACCTCACTCTcaaatgaaagtatgcgtcccagCAAACTGAAAAAGCATCTGGAGACTGCACATAAAGACAAGAAAGAGCAAGCCGCGCTAGATTTCTTCAAGAAATTACGTGATGAGTTCCAAGGAAGGATGACAGTGAATCATATGTTTACCCAAAAAGTGGCAAAAGTAGACAGAGGGATGTTGGCTTCTTACAAGATAGCCAAATTTGATTGTAAAAGCAG GTTTCTTGATGTAGATGAAATATGTCAAGAAATGCTTTTCGCATTGAAATTAACGACTGACACTAAAGGAGAATCCATCTTCAAAAAACTTGAGGTCTATTTTGAGGAGAACAACATTCCACTCAAGAACATTGTGGCTTGTGCAACAGATGGCGCTGCTGCTATGATAGGAAGGTATCGGGATTCAGTGCTTACTTAA
- the LOC135204639 gene encoding zinc finger MYM-type protein 6-like: MSFVCTVLFDRQHLVAKNLAGRLHEALGHVIKAVNLIKSSALKDRLFQQLCEKNNEEFEKLVLHTEVRWLSKGKLKLFWLNLGRREFAQFPSLAVISTDLLDDDLAVYVDHLKQLRNDMDTRFSDLLQMTVPHWFVDPFIADVSEVDVTLQESLIELQNNTTAQARFKRGGHQKLWMNQDVYKKYPILWKDVKLLLLAFPRLTWLRLVSVG, translated from the exons ATGTCGTTTGTGTGCACTGTGTTGTTCGACCGGCAGCACCTGGTTGCCAAAAACCTAGCAGGACGTCTTCATGAAGCACTTGGGCATGTTATCAAGGCTGTCAACTTGATAAAAAGTAGTGCACTGAAAGATCGCCTCTTTCAGCAATTATGTGAAAAGAACAATGAAGAATTTGAAAAACTTGTGTTGCACACAGAAGTCAGGTGGCTTTCTAAAG GGAAACTCAAGCTGTTCTGGTTGAACCTTGGAAGACGAGAGTTTGCACAGTTTCCTTCCTTAGCAGTTATTTCCACCGATCTGCTTGATGATGACCTAGCAGTGTATGTTGACCATCTGAAGCAGTTGCGTAATGATATGGACACTCGCTTCTCTGACCTACTCCAAATGACTGTGCCACACTGGTTTGTGGATCCCTTCATTGCTGATGTATCTGAAGTTGATGTCACCTTACAAGAAAGTCTCATTGAACTTCAGAATAACACAACAGCTCAAGCAAGGTTCAAGCGTGGAGGACACCAGAAGCTGTGGATGAATCAAGATGTGTATAAGAAGTACCCAATACTCTGGAAAGATGTGAAGTTGCTCTTACTTGCCTTCCCACGTCTTACTTGGTTGAGACTGGTTTCAGTCGGGTGA
- the LOC135204641 gene encoding uncharacterized protein LOC135204641, which produces MQKEPLITEEKVIACLSKLKAKKAAGPDGIKPELYQALMKNETSIEVLVRCYNKELEIKEEPESWKKSRTKMIEKKRKPRAKDLRPIALLNIAYKVFMMLIKDEIEARLKMNEEDHECQAGFIGGSRIEDNILTLQYCVEESYRNRKPLMVIAVDYSKDFDSVK; this is translated from the coding sequence ATGCAAAAGGAACCTCTGATAACTGAGGAAAAAGTCATAGCTTGCCTAAGTAAGCTCAAAGCAAAAAAAGCTGCAGGCCCAGATGGAATCAAACCAGAGCTTTACCAAGCATTAATGAAGAACGAAACCTCTATAGAAGTGTTAGTTAGATGCTACAACAAGGAGCTAGAAATCAAAGAAGAGCCTGAATCTTGGAAGAAATCGAGAacgaaaatgatagaaaagaaaaggaaaccaagggcTAAGGATCTAAGGCCAATAGCTTTATTAAATATAGcatacaaagtattcatgatgctgataaaagacgaaatagaAGCACGCCTCAAAATGAATGAAGAAGATCACGAATGCCAAGCAGGATTCATAGGAGGGAGTAGGATTGAAGATAATATCCTTACACTACAATATTGTGTAGAAGAGAGCTATAGGAATAGAAAACCTTTAATGGTAATAGCTGTCGATTACAGCAAAGACTTTGACTCGGTAAAATG